The following are encoded together in the Streptomyces sp. NBC_01465 genome:
- a CDS encoding ABC transporter permease, translating to MSDTTHDGAVSLSAPPSPDDGLPPAALAAKYGLSVSGARPGLIEYVRQMWGRRHFIMAFSQAKLMSQYSQAKLGQVWQVATPLLNAAVYYFIFGVIMNSGRGMSKEVFIPFLVTGVFVFTFTQSSVMAGVRAISGNLGLVRALHFPRASLPISFALQQLQQLLFSMIVLVIVAVVFGSYPSLSWLLVVPALTMQFVFNTGMALIMARLGSKTPDLAQLMPFIMRTWMYASGVMFSITVMLADKPSWIADTLQYNPAAIYMDLIRFALIDGYGASNLPDHVWVAALIWAILVGCAGFVYFWKAEERYGRG from the coding sequence GTGAGTGACACAACCCATGACGGAGCGGTCTCGCTGAGCGCCCCGCCATCTCCCGACGACGGTCTGCCCCCGGCGGCGCTCGCCGCCAAGTACGGCCTGTCGGTGAGCGGTGCCCGGCCCGGCCTCATCGAGTACGTACGGCAGATGTGGGGCCGGCGCCACTTCATCATGGCCTTCTCCCAGGCCAAGCTGATGTCGCAGTACAGCCAGGCCAAGCTGGGCCAGGTCTGGCAGGTGGCGACCCCTCTGCTCAACGCCGCGGTCTACTACTTCATCTTCGGCGTGATCATGAACTCGGGACGGGGGATGTCCAAGGAAGTCTTCATCCCCTTCCTGGTCACGGGTGTCTTCGTCTTCACCTTCACGCAGAGTTCGGTGATGGCAGGCGTACGCGCGATCTCCGGCAACCTGGGCCTGGTGCGGGCACTGCACTTCCCGCGCGCCTCACTGCCGATCTCCTTCGCGCTCCAGCAGCTCCAGCAACTGCTGTTCTCGATGATCGTGCTGGTGATCGTCGCGGTGGTCTTCGGCAGCTACCCCTCGCTCTCCTGGCTGCTGGTGGTGCCCGCGCTGACCATGCAGTTCGTGTTCAACACCGGCATGGCGCTGATCATGGCCCGCCTCGGCAGCAAGACCCCCGACCTCGCCCAGCTGATGCCCTTCATCATGCGGACCTGGATGTACGCGTCGGGCGTCATGTTCTCGATCACGGTCATGCTCGCGGACAAGCCGTCCTGGATCGCCGACACGCTGCAGTACAACCCGGCGGCGATCTACATGGACCTGATCCGCTTCGCGCTGATCGACGGTTACGGCGCGTCGAACCTCCCCGACCACGTATGGGTCGCCGCCCTGATCTGGGCGATCCTCGTCGGCTGTGCGGGCTTTGTGTACTTCTGGAAGGCAGAGGAACGGTACGGCCGTGGCTGA
- a CDS encoding ABC transporter ATP-binding protein: MAEDKIEGRVPTVIADDVHIVYRVNGAGGGKGSATAALSRMVRRNKTGESRGVRKVHAVRGVSFTAYRGEAIGLIGTNGSGKSTLLRAIAGLLPTESGKVYTDGQPSLLGVNAALMNDLTGERNVILGGLAMGMSREEIRERYQGIVDFSGINEKGDFITLPMRTYSSGMAARLRFSIAAAKNHDVLMIDEALATGDRKFQIRSEQRIRELRKEAGTVFLVSHSNKSIRDTCDRVLWLEKGELLMDGPTDEVIKAYEKETGR, encoded by the coding sequence GTGGCTGAGGACAAGATCGAGGGGCGGGTCCCCACCGTCATCGCCGACGATGTGCACATCGTCTACCGGGTGAACGGCGCAGGCGGCGGCAAGGGCAGCGCCACCGCCGCGCTCAGCCGCATGGTCCGCAGGAACAAGACCGGCGAGTCGCGCGGTGTCCGCAAGGTCCACGCCGTACGCGGCGTCTCCTTCACGGCGTACCGCGGCGAGGCCATCGGCCTCATCGGCACCAACGGCTCCGGCAAGTCCACCCTGTTGCGCGCCATCGCCGGACTGCTGCCGACGGAGAGCGGCAAGGTCTACACCGACGGCCAGCCCTCTCTGCTCGGCGTGAACGCGGCGCTGATGAACGACCTCACGGGCGAACGCAACGTCATCCTCGGCGGCCTCGCCATGGGCATGTCCCGCGAGGAGATCCGCGAGCGCTACCAGGGCATCGTCGACTTCTCCGGCATCAACGAGAAGGGCGACTTCATCACCCTGCCGATGCGCACCTACTCGTCCGGCATGGCGGCCAGGCTCCGCTTCTCCATCGCGGCCGCCAAGAACCACGACGTGCTGATGATCGACGAGGCGCTCGCCACCGGTGACCGCAAGTTCCAGATCCGCTCCGAGCAGCGCATCCGCGAACTGCGCAAGGAGGCGGGCACCGTCTTCCTCGTCAGCCACAGCAACAAGTCGATCAGGGACACCTGCGACCGCGTCCTGTGGCTGGAGAAGGGCGAGCTCCTGATGGACGGCCCGACCGACGAGGTCATCAAGGCGTACGAGAAGGAGACCGGACGCTAG